CTCAATCATCAGGAATGGGTAATATACCATCCAGATCGCGCCGTATTTAGGTGTCGCGCCGCCTGTGTGTTCGAGCACCTGTTGTTGCCAGCGCTGATATGTTGGCGACCCTGACTTTTCTAATCCATGTTTCACACCGACTGTTTGCACGCTGTAATGCTCGTTGAACTCCCATTGCAGCTTATCGCAGTCTACAAATTGGTCGAGCCCAGGGTGAAAAGGGCCTACGTGGTAGTCTTCAAGATAGACTTCAATAAACGTTTTCCAGTTGAAAGCATACTCTTCAACTTTCACTCGATTCAGATGATAGCCAGTAAAGTCAAAGTCCTGCTTGCAACCAAGCTTGGCAAGGTCTTTGGCAATATCACGCTGACTGTCGAATAATAAGCCGTTCCAGTTTTGTAATGGGGATTTGTTCAGGTGCAGGCAAGGATTTTCATCAAAATGCGGCGCGCCTAATAACTCGCCCTGCAGGTTATAAGTCCAGCGATGCAAAGGGCAAACGATATGCTTGGCTGTGCCGCTACCATTGAGCATGATGGCCTGGCGATGTTTGCAGATGTTATTAATAAGGCTGATGTCCTTGCCATTGTTCACCAGCGCTTTTGCGTTTTGCATCCATTCCAGCGTATAAAAATCGCCTTGGTTTTGTGCCATCAGTGTATGGCCTGCATATTTGGGCGCATTGGCAAATAATACTTTTTGTTCCAATGCATAAATGTCGGCATCTACATACCATGCAACTGGCAATTGCGGCGCAGATTGCTGATGAATGCGGGTGACAGATGCGGACTGCTTGGATAGTATTGATGCCATAAATGCGGTAATTTTAGTAATGATTATTGGTGTGGATTTAAAAGCTGGAAATCATGATTTATTCACCATGATGGCTAAATGCTTAATGGGCATAAGATTTTGCCCGATTCGGATTTTTTTTCAAGTGATATTTCAAGCGAAATATTGGCTAATGCCAGTTTAATCCATGCGGCAAAATATCAAGCTGAAGCCTTGCGCTACTTGCCAAATAGAGGCTTTTGCTTTACCCTCAGCACTCTTGGCGAAACCTTAATTCTTTTGAATATTAAAGCTGAAATATGAAATTGATACGTCGCACATTTAATTATTTGCCAGCCATTAGCCGCAATATTGCGATTGGTTTGTCATAAAAGGTAATTAAGCTGCAACAGGCGGCAATTGCCGCCTTTTCTTTTTTTTGGCTGGCGAAGCTTAATTTGGTTAGCGCAGTGCTTTTATTAACACTTCAGTTTTTAACTGAGTTTATTGGGTAATATCAAACCAACAATGTCCGAACACTTAATGAATACTTACGCAAGGCAACCCGTAACCTTTGTTAAAGGCGAGGGCGTGTGGCTTTGGGATGACAAAGGCGAACGCTATCTGGATGCCTTGGCTGGTGTCGCAGTGAATGGCTTGGGCCATTCGCACCCTAAATTTGTGGCTGCCTTGGGCGCGCAGGTGTCCAAACTTATCCATGTGTCAAATAACTATCAGATTGCAGAGCAGTCGCAACTGGCTGATAAGCTTTGCGAAATTGCTGGCATGGATCGCGTGTTTTTCTGTAACTCAGGCTGTGAAGCTAATGAAGCCTCTATCAAGCTTGCGCGCTTGTATGGCCATCAAAAAGGCATAGAAGCGCCTGAAATCATAGTGATGGATAAGGCATTTCATGGCCGTACGCTGGCAACCTTATCCGCCACTGGTAACCGTAAAACGCAGGCTGGTTTTGAGCCGCTGGTGAGCGGGTTTGTCCGCGTACCTTTTGATGATCTTGAAGCCGTCAGGCAAGTCGCTGAGCATAACCACAATGTGGTGGCGGTGCTGGTTGAGCCTGTGCAGGGTGAGGGCGGCGTCAATATTCCGCATGACGCCAAGGCTTATCTGCAAGGCTTGCGTGAAATTTGCGATGCAAACGGCTGGTTGTTGATGCTGGATGAAGTGCAAAGTGGCATAGGCCGCACTGGCGCTTGGTTTTCCTTTCAGCACACAGGTATTACGCCAGATGTAATGTCTCTTGCCAAAGGTTTGGGGTCAGGTGTGCCGATTGGTGCCTGTGTAGCCAAAGGCAAAGCAGCCGACGTATTCACCTACGGCAAACATGGCTCAACATTTGGTGGAAACCCATTAGCTTCAGCTGCTGGCTTGGCAACTTTGAAGATCATCGAAGAAGAAGGTTTGCGTGACAACGCTGATATTTTGGGCAATTGGATCAATAAAGAATTTGCAAAACAGCTTGCTGGTATTGCTGGTGTTGTCGTCATCAGAAATGCTGGCTTGATGATTGGTATTGAGCTTGATCGCAGTTGTGGGGAATTAGTCAAAAAAGCCCTTGAATCTAAAGTGCTGATTAACGTGACGGCTGATACGGTTGTTCGACTGTTACCACCATTGGTGATAAGCCAAGCTGAGGCGCAGCATTTGGTTGATACCATTGCTGCCTTGATCAAAGATTTTTTGGCTAAATAAAGTTTAATTAACCCTACTGATTAAGTCATGTCGATTAAACACTATCTGCAATTCAAAGATTTCACCCGCGACGAGTACGATTACATCTTCGCGCGTGCGCGCTGGATCAAGCAGCAGTTCAAGACTTACCAGCAATACTGGCCGCTCACCGATCGTACTTTAGTCATGATTTTCGAGAAAGCTAGCACGCGTACACGGCTGTCATTTGAGGCGGGCATACAGCAATTGGGTGGCTCGGCAATTTACTTGAATACGCAGGATTCACAGTTAGGTCGCGGCGAGCCAGTGGAGGACGCAGCACAAGTCATCTCTCGCATGAGCGACATTGTGATGATTCGTACATTTGAACAAAGCATCATCGAGCGTTTTGCTGCTAACTCTCGTGTGCCAGTGATTAATGGCCTGACTAACGAATATCATCCTTGCCAGATTCTGGCGGATATTCTGACCTTTATTGAGCACCGCGGCCCGATTCAAGGCAAGACTGTGGCCTGGATTGGTGATTCTAACAACGTCTGTAATACCTGGTTGCAAGCGGCCGAAGTGCTAGATTTTAACGTGCATGTTTCTACGCCTCCTGGCTATGAAGTTGAGCCGGAGCGCGCCGGGCTGTATGGCCATGCCCATTATGAAGAATTCGCAGATCCAATGGATGCTGCTCGTGATGCCGATTTAGTGACCACTGATGTTTGGACATCAATGGGCTTTGAGGCGGAAAACGAAGAGCGCATGCGCGACTTTGCTGATTGGCAAGTAGATGCAGAAATGATGAAGGCCGCAAAAGCTGATGCCTTGTTCATGCATTGCCTGCCAGCACATCGCGGTGAAGAGGTCGCAGCAGAAGTCATTGATGGGCCACAGGCCGTGGTTTGGGATGAAGCTGAAAATAGGCTCCATATACAAAAAGCCTTGATGGAATACCTGTTGTTAGGACGTATTGAAAAGCCTTGATGGAAAGCGTTAGTTAGTTGTCGGATAATCAAGAATTAGATGAAGGCCGCAATAGAGGGGTAATTCATCATATATTGCCCGTATCAGCGACCATGGTCGGCGTATGCATGACGGTTATAGGTTTGATGCAACTGCTACCAAAAGGTGGTCAATGGTTAGACGATTTGATCGCGTTTGATAGCTTGGTATTCATCACCAGTGCTTTATTGTCATACACATCAATACGAACCAAAAGTAACACGGCGCAATTGGAGCGATGGGCTGACGTGGTGTTTATCGTTGGTCTGGTTATGATGGTAGGCATCAACTTCTTGCTGGCGTTTGATCTTTTAAAGCATTGATTTATTTAATATTATTATAGTTGAAGTGAATAATGGATAAAATTAACAAAGTAGTATTAGCATATTCAGGTGGCCTTGATACATCAGTCATTCTTAAGTGGCTACAGGATGTTTACCAATGTGAGGTAGTGACTTTTACTGCCGATATTGGCCAAGGTGAAGAGCTTGAACCAGCGCGTGAAAAAGCTAAAAAATTTGGCGTAAAAGAAATCTATATTGATGATTTACGCGAAGAGTTCGTGCGTGATTTCGTGTTTCCTATGTTCCGTGCGAACACGGTGTATGAGGGCGAATATTTACTCGGTACTTCCATTGCGCGCCCGCTGATTGCTAAACGATTAATTGAAATTGCGGCAGAGACTAATGCTGATGCAGTTTCGCACGGCGCCACTGGTAAGGGTAATGACCAGGTACGTTTTGAGTTAGGCGCTTATGCACTTAACTCTAATATCAAGATTATCGCGCCATGGCGTGAGTGGGATCTGCTCAGCCGTGAGAAATTGCTGGCGTATGCTGAAACCAATGGCATTCCTGTGGAAATGAAACACAAGCAAGGTGGCAGCCCATATTCTATGGATGCAAACTTGTTGCACATTTCTTTCGAAGGCCGCCATCTGGAAAACCCTGCCGCGGAAGCTGAAGAAGACATGTGGCGCTGGACGGTTTCACCTGAAAAAGCACCAGATGCCGCTGAGTACTTGGATATTGAATACCGAAATGGCGACCCAGTTGCATTAAACGGACAGGAAATGAAGCCACACGAATTGTTAGCTCAGCTTAACAAGCTCGGTGGTAAGCACGGTATTGGTCGCCTGGATCTGGTTGAAAACCGCTATGTGGGCATGAAGTCGCGTGGCTGTTATGAAACCCCAGGCGGTACGATCATGTTGAAGGCACATCGCGCAATTGAGTCTATTACGCTAGATCGCGAAGTCGCACACCTTAAAGATGACCTCATGCCGCGCTACGCTAGCATGATTTATAACGGATATTGGTGGAGCCCTGAACGTGCAGTGCTTCAAACCCTAATAGATAACACTCAAACGACCGTGAATGGTTGGGTGCGCTTGAAGTTGTATAAAGGCAACGTCATCGTCACTGGCCGTGATAGTGCAACGGATTCATTATTCGATCCAAACATCGCGACTTTTGAAGATGATAAAGGCGCTTATGACCAAAAAGATGCAGGTGGTTTTATCAAGCTGAATGCGCTGCGTATGCGCATTGCAGCGAATTTACGTAACAGAACCAAATAAGCAGTGTGCATTGCTAGCCTTGTTGGTATTGGCTTGCCTAGATATTATTGGGCAAATATTTAGCATTAATATTGCGGTCTTAGCCTAGCTGGCTAAGGCAGCATCTCAATCTGCACATCCCTGCTAGCACTGCGTCCTTTATCGTCTACAACGGTTAGATTGTGCCATCCTGATGTACTTGGCCTCCAAGGCTTGCCCCCACTATTCGCTGCTACATTTCCCAAGTAGTCTTTATCCGAAAACCAGTACAACAACCTTGCATCGCCGCTGGCGGTGGCTTGCAGGGCGATGGTTTCGTCGAGCCTCGAAAGCCGTAAGGTATAGCTGACTGAGCTCAGTGGTGAGGTAATGTGGGGTATATCGCCTTCCGTGTTTTGCGCATCGCTCCCGCAATGTGCAGTGGGTGGCGCCCGACGCGGCATGCCAGCCTCGCGGAACAGCCGCATCATGTCCGAAGGCCAGAATTCGAATATCTCCTGATGTGTGCTAGAACTGTCGTAAGGCGTGCAGGCAGCCTGGCCGGTCAGGTTGTTTATCATTACAGGTCTATGCAGCGTGCTGACCTTGATGGGGGATTTACCGGGGATGAACCAGGTAGATGCCAGCTGCGGGCACCAGGCATTGGGCAGGTCACCGCTGGCGGCGCACACGCTGACATGCTTTAAGGTGCGCGGTGGCAAGCGCACAGGGTCATGCTCAGTAGGCATGGTGATGGGCAGCGCATCGGTGATGCGAAAGAACAAGGGCGCGGCCGCTTCTATGCCGACGAATGCGGGGTTGGAAGCACCATCGAAATTACCTATCCATACCGCCAGCACATACGGCCCGGTCACGCCTACCGTCCACGCATCGCGGAATCCCCACGAGGTGCCGGTTTTCCACATGGTGGCCCAGCTACGGCCATTGGCGGCGGGGATGCCATCCGGGCGTGGGTTGGCGGCCAGCATGTCTAGCACTAGGTAGCTTGCTTCCGGGCTGATGAGTTGCATACCGGGCAAACTCTTGCTTGCTTCTTCATTAGCCAGATAGCGCAAGGGTTTGAGCTGCCCTTGATTCGCCAGCATGGTGTAGAGCGTGGCGAGCTCTTCCAAGGTCACTTCGCCACCACCTAATACCAGCGCCAGGCCATAGTGGTCTTCGGATTGCAGTTTAGTGATACCCGCATTTTTCATGAAGTCATACAGACTGGGTTGCTTGAGCTTGCTGGCGAGATACACTGCAGGGATATTACGGCTACGGATCAGCGCATCACGCGCCGTCACCGGGCCCACAAAACGCCCATCGAAATTCTCCGGCTGAAAAGGGCCGAAAGCCGTGGGTGCATCCT
This genomic window from Methyloradius palustris contains:
- a CDS encoding aspartate aminotransferase family protein gives rise to the protein MSEHLMNTYARQPVTFVKGEGVWLWDDKGERYLDALAGVAVNGLGHSHPKFVAALGAQVSKLIHVSNNYQIAEQSQLADKLCEIAGMDRVFFCNSGCEANEASIKLARLYGHQKGIEAPEIIVMDKAFHGRTLATLSATGNRKTQAGFEPLVSGFVRVPFDDLEAVRQVAEHNHNVVAVLVEPVQGEGGVNIPHDAKAYLQGLREICDANGWLLMLDEVQSGIGRTGAWFSFQHTGITPDVMSLAKGLGSGVPIGACVAKGKAADVFTYGKHGSTFGGNPLASAAGLATLKIIEEEGLRDNADILGNWINKEFAKQLAGIAGVVVIRNAGLMIGIELDRSCGELVKKALESKVLINVTADTVVRLLPPLVISQAEAQHLVDTIAALIKDFLAK
- the argF gene encoding ornithine carbamoyltransferase, which gives rise to MSIKHYLQFKDFTRDEYDYIFARARWIKQQFKTYQQYWPLTDRTLVMIFEKASTRTRLSFEAGIQQLGGSAIYLNTQDSQLGRGEPVEDAAQVISRMSDIVMIRTFEQSIIERFAANSRVPVINGLTNEYHPCQILADILTFIEHRGPIQGKTVAWIGDSNNVCNTWLQAAEVLDFNVHVSTPPGYEVEPERAGLYGHAHYEEFADPMDAARDADLVTTDVWTSMGFEAENEERMRDFADWQVDAEMMKAAKADALFMHCLPAHRGEEVAAEVIDGPQAVVWDEAENRLHIQKALMEYLLLGRIEKP
- a CDS encoding argininosuccinate synthase, which codes for MDKINKVVLAYSGGLDTSVILKWLQDVYQCEVVTFTADIGQGEELEPAREKAKKFGVKEIYIDDLREEFVRDFVFPMFRANTVYEGEYLLGTSIARPLIAKRLIEIAAETNADAVSHGATGKGNDQVRFELGAYALNSNIKIIAPWREWDLLSREKLLAYAETNGIPVEMKHKQGGSPYSMDANLLHISFEGRHLENPAAEAEEDMWRWTVSPEKAPDAAEYLDIEYRNGDPVALNGQEMKPHELLAQLNKLGGKHGIGRLDLVENRYVGMKSRGCYETPGGTIMLKAHRAIESITLDREVAHLKDDLMPRYASMIYNGYWWSPERAVLQTLIDNTQTTVNGWVRLKLYKGNVIVTGRDSATDSLFDPNIATFEDDKGAYDQKDAGGFIKLNALRMRIAANLRNRTK
- the pbpC gene encoding penicillin-binding protein 1C, producing MWHIKPRKNLLKALFLVGVLLIIRFLPHTQLSSYAPSSTAVLAADGSLLRLTLAADEQYRLWVPLKQMSPTLIDAVKLQEDQWFYWHIGVNPLALLRGAWQTYSGGNRQGGSTLTMQLARLVYGLNTRSPSGKFKQVALALWLEARYSKHDILEAYLNLAPYGRNIQGVGAASLIYFGKTADKLTMPEALTLAVIPQRPKHHASQTSSLDQARMRLFERWKASHPSSMTDEQLAHVAVPLRSLNQLPFAAPHFVDQVLADNQDSSSTHSRTIQTTLQPRLQALLQRQVKQYVAQNSARGIRNAVAMLVDTRNQQVVALQGSADFGNASIDGQVNGSQGKRSPGSTLKPFIYGMALDQGLIHPLTILKDAPTAFGPFQPENFDGRFVGPVTARDALIRSRNIPAVYLASKLKQPSLYDFMKNAGITKLQSEDHYGLALVLGGGEVTLEELATLYTMLANQGQLKPLRYLANEEASKSLPGMQLISPEASYLVLDMLAANPRPDGIPAANGRSWATMWKTGTSWGFRDAWTVGVTGPYVLAVWIGNFDGASNPAFVGIEAAAPLFFRITDALPITMPTEHDPVRLPPRTLKHVSVCAASGDLPNAWCPQLASTWFIPGKSPIKVSTLHRPVMINNLTGQAACTPYDSSSTHQEIFEFWPSDMMRLFREAGMPRRAPPTAHCGSDAQNTEGDIPHITSPLSSVSYTLRLSRLDETIALQATASGDARLLYWFSDKDYLGNVAANSGGKPWRPSTSGWHNLTVVDDKGRSASRDVQIEMLP
- a CDS encoding aromatic ring-hydroxylating oxygenase subunit alpha yields the protein MASILSKQSASVTRIHQQSAPQLPVAWYVDADIYALEQKVLFANAPKYAGHTLMAQNQGDFYTLEWMQNAKALVNNGKDISLINNICKHRQAIMLNGSGTAKHIVCPLHRWTYNLQGELLGAPHFDENPCLHLNKSPLQNWNGLLFDSQRDIAKDLAKLGCKQDFDFTGYHLNRVKVEEYAFNWKTFIEVYLEDYHVGPFHPGLDQFVDCDKLQWEFNEHYSVQTVGVKHGLEKSGSPTYQRWQQQVLEHTGGATPKYGAIWMVYYPFLMIEWYPNVLVVSHIIPRGVDACTNVVEFYYPEDISLFEQAFVEAHQAAYEETALEDEEICQRMHDGRKALFSINEDERGPYQHPMETGLEHFHLWLRKQLDPHL